In Rhodococcus oxybenzonivorans, the following proteins share a genomic window:
- a CDS encoding ArsR/SmtB family transcription factor: MHGPSRSAPGRSGAGAHARERLLSRDDAARLSSILSLLADPTRTRVIYALDLAEELCVGDIALTLDLGEDAVGYALRILRTAGMVTRRKAGRTVYYLLAEGFPEPLRMHCLRRLVEISDENAGVDDDY, translated from the coding sequence GTGCATGGGCCAAGTCGTAGCGCACCCGGTCGATCCGGAGCGGGTGCGCATGCCCGTGAGCGGTTGCTCAGCCGTGACGACGCCGCCCGGTTGAGCAGCATTTTGAGTCTGCTCGCCGACCCCACCCGGACTCGGGTGATCTACGCCCTCGACCTGGCCGAGGAACTGTGTGTGGGCGATATCGCCCTGACTCTCGACCTTGGGGAGGACGCCGTCGGGTACGCCCTGCGGATCCTGCGCACCGCCGGTATGGTCACCCGCCGCAAGGCGGGCCGCACCGTCTATTACCTCCTCGCGGAAGGGTTTCCGGAACCGTTGCGGATGCATTGCCTACGCCGCCTCGTCGAGATCTCCGACGAGAACGCCGGGGTGGACGACGACTACTGA
- a CDS encoding BlaI/MecI/CopY family transcriptional regulator — MHGLGELEGVVMDALWRSDEPLRVRDVLEGLTGREPAYTTIQTVMDNLHRKGWVERERQGRAFSYRATRSREQATAAAVRELLATSGDPAGVLMHFAKGSSEQESEILARGLRERTAR; from the coding sequence ATGCATGGACTGGGTGAACTCGAAGGGGTCGTCATGGACGCGCTCTGGCGCTCCGACGAGCCCCTACGGGTACGCGACGTTCTCGAGGGCCTCACTGGCCGTGAACCCGCATACACGACGATCCAGACGGTGATGGACAATCTGCACCGCAAGGGATGGGTCGAGCGCGAACGGCAAGGCCGAGCATTTTCGTACCGTGCTACTCGCAGCCGCGAGCAGGCCACAGCAGCTGCAGTGCGTGAGTTGTTGGCCACCAGCGGCGACCCCGCCGGCGTACTGATGCACTTCGCCAAAGGCAGTTCCGAGCAAGAATCAGAAATCCTGGCCAGAGGGCTGCGAGAGCGAACCGCGCGATGA
- a CDS encoding CbtA family protein, with protein MNSSTVRLLLVRGMLAGALSGMLAFGLGYLVGEKPLRAALAFEATHSAEPATEVVSRSMQETAGLATGVLVFGAALGGIAALAFCFALGRIGRFGPRATAALIALGGFVTVFLVPFLKYPANPPAVSDPDTLDQRTILYVLMVALSVLLGIVAVLIGRSIGPRLGNWNATVLASITFVAAAALALAFVPAVNEMPESFPAGVVWQFRLSAAGMQTVLWAAFAVIFGYLAESVLQAQTLVSQRTMEQPPCS; from the coding sequence ATGAACTCCAGCACTGTCAGATTACTGCTCGTCCGCGGAATGCTGGCGGGTGCCCTCTCAGGGATGCTCGCCTTCGGTCTGGGCTATCTCGTCGGCGAGAAGCCGTTGCGGGCCGCCCTCGCCTTCGAGGCAACCCATTCCGCCGAGCCCGCGACGGAAGTGGTGAGCCGTTCGATGCAGGAGACCGCGGGGCTCGCCACCGGCGTGCTTGTCTTCGGTGCCGCTCTGGGTGGGATCGCTGCCCTGGCATTTTGTTTCGCGCTGGGTCGCATCGGCCGCTTCGGGCCGCGCGCCACGGCGGCGCTGATCGCGCTGGGCGGATTCGTCACGGTATTCCTGGTGCCGTTCCTCAAGTACCCCGCGAACCCCCCTGCCGTCAGCGATCCGGACACACTCGACCAGCGCACTATCCTGTATGTTCTGATGGTCGCGCTCAGCGTGCTGCTAGGAATCGTCGCGGTGCTGATCGGGCGATCCATTGGCCCACGACTGGGTAACTGGAATGCCACGGTGCTCGCCTCGATCACCTTCGTTGCGGCAGCGGCTCTGGCGTTAGCGTTCGTCCCCGCAGTCAACGAGATGCCCGAATCCTTCCCCGCTGGCGTGGTGTGGCAATTCCGCCTCTCCGCCGCGGGGATGCAGACCGTATTGTGGGCAGCCTTCGCCGTCATCTTCGGCTACCTCGCCGAATCGGTGCTCCAGGCACAGACTCTGGTATCTCAGCGGACGATGGAACAGCCCCCGTGTAGCTGA
- a CDS encoding DUF305 domain-containing protein produces the protein MWSNTVKIIASVAATAGALGLAGCGGGGHDMSQMSGGDMSMSASADTAAEFNDADVMFMQSMYSHHAQAVEMAKLVQGRTENVQIAELARAIDTAQAPEMEQISSLLQDWGKPDPASNVNGMDHGTMNGMMSQEDMDSLATKNGADFDAAWLKMMIEHHTGAVDMAQTELSDGSNPEAKQLAKSIVTTQQEEIQTMQSLLPRN, from the coding sequence ATGTGGTCAAACACTGTTAAGATCATCGCCTCTGTCGCCGCGACTGCTGGTGCACTCGGTCTTGCGGGCTGCGGCGGGGGCGGCCACGACATGAGTCAGATGTCTGGCGGTGATATGTCGATGTCCGCGTCCGCTGATACTGCGGCGGAGTTCAACGACGCGGACGTTATGTTCATGCAATCGATGTATTCCCATCATGCCCAAGCAGTGGAAATGGCCAAGCTGGTCCAAGGACGCACCGAGAACGTCCAGATCGCTGAGCTGGCGAGGGCGATCGACACCGCACAAGCTCCCGAGATGGAACAGATCAGCTCTCTCCTTCAGGACTGGGGAAAGCCGGACCCCGCATCCAACGTCAACGGGATGGATCACGGCACCATGAATGGGATGATGTCGCAAGAAGATATGGACTCATTGGCCACCAAGAACGGCGCCGACTTCGACGCCGCTTGGTTGAAGATGATGATTGAACATCACACCGGCGCGGTCGACATGGCGCAGACCGAACTGTCGGACGGATCCAACCCTGAGGCCAAGCAGCTGGCAAAGTCTATTGTCACAACACAGCAGGAAGAGATTCAGACGATGCAATCGCTGCTGCCGCGAAACTGA
- the lgt gene encoding prolipoprotein diacylglyceryl transferase — MTSTVDVLAYIPSPPQGVWTVGPVPVRAYALFIIIGIVVAVVWGDRRWTDRGGEKGTVLDIAVWAVPFGLIGGRLYHVATDWSTYFREDGDPVDALKIWQGGLGIWGAVLLGGVGAWIGCRVRGIPLPALGDAVAPAILLAQAIGRIGNYFNQELYGRETTLPWGLKIFQRIDASGKLDTLTGTSTGVVERIVHPTFLYELTWNLIIVVLLVWVDRRHRIGHGRLFALYVAGYSAGRFFVELLRDDYATHIAGIRINSYTSAIVFTGAVIYFLAAKRGCETPEELQPRNQRDETDDGAADKGTPT; from the coding sequence GTGACTTCCACCGTCGACGTCTTGGCCTACATTCCGAGCCCACCCCAGGGGGTGTGGACAGTCGGCCCGGTGCCGGTGCGGGCCTATGCACTGTTCATCATCATCGGCATCGTCGTCGCCGTGGTCTGGGGCGACCGGCGGTGGACCGACCGCGGCGGCGAGAAGGGCACCGTCCTCGATATTGCGGTCTGGGCAGTTCCCTTCGGTCTGATCGGTGGCCGGCTCTACCACGTGGCCACCGATTGGAGCACCTACTTCCGCGAGGACGGGGACCCCGTCGACGCTTTGAAGATCTGGCAGGGTGGCCTCGGCATCTGGGGCGCCGTGCTGCTCGGCGGTGTCGGCGCCTGGATCGGCTGCCGGGTACGTGGAATACCGCTGCCCGCGCTCGGGGACGCGGTCGCTCCAGCCATCCTGCTTGCCCAAGCCATCGGCCGAATCGGCAACTACTTCAACCAGGAGCTCTACGGCCGGGAAACTACTCTCCCCTGGGGGCTGAAGATCTTCCAGCGGATCGACGCGTCCGGCAAGCTCGACACGCTGACCGGAACCTCCACCGGTGTGGTGGAGCGAATCGTACACCCCACCTTCTTGTACGAGCTGACCTGGAATCTGATCATCGTCGTCCTGCTGGTCTGGGTGGACCGACGACACCGAATCGGCCACGGCCGACTGTTCGCCCTCTACGTCGCCGGATACAGCGCGGGCCGGTTCTTCGTGGAACTCCTACGCGACGACTACGCCACCCACATCGCGGGCATCCGGATCAACTCATACACTTCCGCGATCGTCTTCACCGGCGCGGTGATCTACTTCCTCGCCGCCAAGAGAGGGTGCGAGACACCAGAAGAGCTGCAGCCCAGGAATCAACGCGATGAGACGGACGACGGGGCGGCCGACAAGGGGACGCCCACCTGA
- a CDS encoding CbtB domain-containing protein translates to MTYPVATPLSPSTRAPIPIRELLPWAVFFGVLMLVLLHFVGTEQGALTVFSGESVHEWVHDGRHLLGFPCH, encoded by the coding sequence ATGACTTATCCGGTAGCTACCCCATTGTCTCCGTCGACGCGAGCGCCCATCCCGATCCGGGAACTCCTGCCGTGGGCAGTGTTCTTTGGCGTCCTCATGCTCGTGCTTCTGCACTTCGTCGGCACCGAGCAGGGCGCGTTGACTGTGTTCTCGGGAGAGTCCGTGCACGAATGGGTGCACGACGGCAGGCATCTCCTCGGCTTTCCCTGCCACTGA
- a CDS encoding GNAT family N-acetyltransferase, which yields MPASVPDRPNPQMNAPLCGPPPAHRFGTPDQSESAVLLIRRLSPEDLPESARAHRELLPQGLFPALGDRFLRQWHACVLNESHAIALVVEDVSGPDHRIVGFLLGATDQSAHINGILMHRRALGKLIGVGVLALIRRPKIAIRFARTRAGPWTRRLLRSVPTPRATAQEHVPANRTAVLSAVALYPEVRGTGTGTALVERFLVESRAAGAETATLVTKRTAEAAARFYERLGWHAVQEGATRDGAPLRVYRIPLNETVHHRKETGPSSGRQEGLGSETYPP from the coding sequence ATGCCCGCGAGCGTGCCCGATCGGCCGAACCCCCAGATGAACGCCCCTCTTTGCGGCCCCCCTCCCGCGCACCGGTTCGGCACTCCCGACCAGTCTGAATCCGCTGTTCTGCTCATACGCCGACTGAGCCCGGAGGATCTGCCCGAATCCGCACGGGCACATCGTGAGTTGCTGCCGCAGGGCCTATTTCCCGCACTGGGAGATCGGTTTCTCCGTCAGTGGCACGCATGCGTCCTCAACGAATCCCACGCGATCGCGCTCGTCGTCGAGGACGTAAGCGGCCCCGACCATCGGATCGTCGGATTCCTGCTCGGAGCCACCGATCAATCCGCGCATATCAACGGGATCTTGATGCATCGCCGTGCGCTGGGCAAGCTGATCGGTGTCGGTGTCCTTGCCCTGATCCGGAGACCGAAGATCGCGATCCGCTTCGCGCGTACACGAGCAGGGCCCTGGACGCGTCGCCTGCTCCGGTCGGTCCCGACACCACGGGCAACCGCCCAGGAGCATGTTCCGGCGAACCGGACCGCCGTTCTGTCCGCCGTCGCCCTCTATCCGGAGGTGCGCGGAACGGGAACAGGCACTGCCCTCGTCGAACGATTCCTCGTGGAATCACGGGCGGCCGGAGCCGAGACCGCGACCCTGGTCACCAAGAGGACGGCCGAAGCAGCAGCACGATTCTACGAACGACTCGGATGGCACGCTGTACAGGAGGGCGCGACCCGCGACGGCGCTCCCCTCCGCGTATACCGCATTCCCCTCAACGAGACAGTCCACCACCGCAAGGAGACCGGTCCGAGTTCCGGCCGGCAGGAGGGACTGGGTTCTGAGACCTACCCCCCGTGA
- a CDS encoding DUF6153 family protein, whose product MPVAHSRQLRCPSSGRSVPTSTVGRLRRVRPRRSPRFGSIPSLDKPGVWQAHYGSGDDGSSSSLEPRYCCRRARPGHVDGRAARTTSATAVALLFGVLLMHALLLSPPAETHAQTAVAGTGDAPDHHVNSMRTVTAMPSIAATCDHPCGGEHNGMHICLAVIAVIAAILLFRPQWSTAYPSTSPQSLFSLGGASCRAPPWTTLTLSELSVLRV is encoded by the coding sequence ATGCCAGTAGCGCACTCTCGGCAATTGCGGTGCCCATCTTCTGGGAGGTCCGTACCAACATCAACGGTAGGAAGGCTGCGGCGAGTACGGCCACGCCGATCACCACGCTTCGGCTCGATCCCCTCGTTGGACAAACCAGGAGTGTGGCAAGCGCACTACGGCTCAGGTGACGACGGTTCGAGTTCGTCGCTCGAGCCACGCTATTGTTGCCGTCGTGCACGCCCAGGACACGTCGACGGTCGCGCAGCGCGCACGACAAGTGCGACCGCTGTGGCTCTCCTCTTCGGCGTCCTCTTGATGCACGCATTGCTGCTGTCGCCGCCCGCCGAGACTCACGCGCAGACCGCGGTCGCAGGAACCGGCGACGCCCCAGACCACCATGTCAACAGCATGCGTACTGTCACGGCGATGCCGTCGATTGCCGCGACATGTGATCACCCGTGCGGCGGCGAGCATAACGGAATGCATATCTGTCTGGCCGTGATCGCAGTGATCGCAGCAATACTGCTCTTCAGGCCCCAGTGGAGCACGGCATACCCCTCGACGTCGCCACAGTCGCTGTTTTCGCTCGGCGGCGCGAGTTGCCGGGCGCCTCCGTGGACTACTCTGACGCTCTCCGAATTGTCGGTACTACGGGTGTGA
- a CDS encoding prolipoprotein diacylglyceryl transferase family protein: MLPSKATGDPQTIVTNTRLAALAQGPGVRLWTWPTLISVGVVLALVLQSVLLSRVHANAVAATGVSLLACALGYLGAKAWYLILHRQHPRKFATAGACIQGFLVVTLGVLVLGGFVLGMNVGTLLDVTTPGLFLAMAVGRPGCFLGGCCAGSPTTSKWGLWSSNRTVGIRRAPVQLLEAAAALLIGVITLTLVLTVDAVAGAIFVAAAAAYTFVRQLLFPLRADPHTRLGRRLTIAISLAILVVDAGVLTLTT; this comes from the coding sequence ATGCTCCCGTCGAAGGCCACAGGCGATCCACAGACGATCGTCACCAATACACGCCTGGCTGCCTTGGCTCAAGGGCCCGGAGTCCGGCTGTGGACGTGGCCGACCCTGATCAGTGTGGGTGTTGTCCTTGCCCTCGTCCTGCAGTCAGTTTTGCTCTCGCGGGTACACGCCAACGCTGTGGCGGCAACAGGGGTGTCCCTACTCGCGTGCGCCTTGGGTTACCTCGGGGCCAAAGCCTGGTATCTGATTCTCCACCGACAACACCCGCGAAAATTCGCAACCGCCGGGGCCTGCATCCAAGGATTTCTGGTAGTCACTCTCGGCGTCCTCGTACTCGGTGGTTTCGTATTGGGTATGAACGTCGGCACGTTGCTCGACGTGACCACCCCCGGCCTGTTTCTCGCGATGGCGGTCGGCCGACCCGGTTGCTTCCTCGGAGGCTGCTGCGCCGGAAGTCCCACCACCTCCAAATGGGGCCTGTGGTCGTCCAACCGAACCGTCGGAATTCGCCGCGCACCCGTCCAATTGCTCGAAGCTGCCGCAGCACTTCTCATCGGTGTGATCACGCTGACGCTGGTACTGACAGTCGACGCCGTCGCAGGAGCCATCTTCGTAGCGGCCGCGGCCGCTTACACATTTGTTCGGCAGCTGCTGTTCCCCCTTCGAGCCGATCCCCATACCCGCCTCGGGCGTCGCCTGACTATCGCGATCTCCCTCGCGATCCTCGTAGTAGACGCAGGTGTTCTCACCCTGACAACCTAG
- the ccsB gene encoding c-type cytochrome biogenesis protein CcsB: MPIDDNLARYSDFSFATAVVIYAFALILLSAEFASLRTRALDALERTPTLVRAGTPVVTTTADRPGRLVEPPRRSRSDRLGRMGMSMVVVGLSAHLASIVLRGLATARVPWGNMYEFVTLTCAAAVLAGLIVLRRASLRTLWVFALIPILILLFVAGTVLYADAAPVVPALQSYWLPIHVSIVSIGSGVFLISGVASILFLLRVSYSDSSEESGALIRFVRQLPDSRVLDQLAYRTTIFAFPLFGSGVILGAIWAEAAWGRFWGWDPKETVSFIAWVVYAAYLHARATSGWRDTRAAWINITGFVAMLFNLFIINMVVSGLHSYAGLN, translated from the coding sequence ATGCCGATTGACGACAACCTGGCCCGTTACAGCGATTTCAGTTTCGCCACCGCCGTCGTGATCTATGCGTTCGCGCTGATCCTCCTGAGCGCTGAGTTCGCGTCCCTACGAACACGAGCACTCGACGCACTCGAGCGCACTCCCACCCTTGTCCGCGCCGGGACACCTGTCGTGACAACAACTGCGGACAGACCCGGTCGGCTAGTCGAGCCGCCCCGTCGCTCACGCTCGGATCGGCTCGGCCGTATGGGTATGAGCATGGTCGTGGTGGGGCTTTCGGCTCATCTCGCATCGATTGTCCTGCGAGGCCTCGCCACCGCCCGGGTGCCGTGGGGCAATATGTACGAATTCGTCACTCTCACCTGCGCTGCTGCCGTCCTCGCGGGATTGATCGTGCTGCGTCGGGCAAGTCTGCGCACCCTGTGGGTATTCGCCCTCATCCCGATACTGATTCTATTGTTCGTCGCGGGCACCGTGCTCTATGCCGATGCCGCACCAGTCGTACCGGCGCTGCAGTCGTACTGGCTGCCGATCCACGTGTCGATCGTCTCGATTGGCAGCGGCGTCTTCCTGATTTCCGGAGTGGCGAGCATTCTGTTTCTATTGAGAGTCAGTTACTCCGACAGCTCAGAGGAATCGGGCGCCTTGATACGGTTTGTCCGACAGCTACCCGATTCCCGAGTCCTCGATCAGCTCGCCTACCGGACAACGATCTTCGCTTTTCCACTGTTCGGTTCTGGCGTCATCCTCGGAGCCATCTGGGCGGAAGCAGCGTGGGGCAGGTTCTGGGGCTGGGATCCCAAAGAAACTGTGTCGTTCATCGCCTGGGTGGTATATGCCGCCTACCTGCATGCTCGCGCCACATCGGGTTGGCGCGATACCCGAGCGGCATGGATCAACATCACGGGGTTTGTCGCCATGCTGTTCAACCTCTTCATCATCAATATGGTCGTCTCCGGTCTGCACTCATACGCCGGACTCAATTGA
- a CDS encoding DUF305 domain-containing protein → MKKSLAISAASAAVLLALTACGSSDTDQATDTTAASATMTSASAEAGTGEHNDADVAFAQGMIPHHTQAIEMSDTLLAKEGIDPRVTALAEQIKSAQTPEIEQLNAWLAEWGQSASSTPMSSGMDMPGMSTPMSTGMSMPDMEGMMSPEDMQALANAQGVDAARLFLTQMIEHHRGAIAMAQTEVDTGQYPAAVQMAQNIIDTQQKEITTMEELLSSL, encoded by the coding sequence ATGAAGAAATCTCTCGCTATCAGTGCCGCATCTGCTGCCGTGCTGCTCGCCTTGACCGCCTGTGGAAGCTCGGACACAGATCAAGCAACCGACACCACTGCAGCAAGCGCCACCATGACATCGGCTTCCGCCGAGGCGGGCACCGGTGAGCACAATGATGCGGATGTGGCCTTTGCTCAGGGAATGATTCCGCACCACACGCAGGCTATCGAGATGAGCGACACACTCCTTGCGAAGGAAGGCATCGATCCACGCGTCACTGCTCTGGCCGAACAAATAAAGTCGGCACAGACTCCGGAGATCGAGCAACTCAACGCTTGGCTCGCCGAATGGGGCCAATCAGCTTCCTCCACGCCGATGAGCAGCGGCATGGACATGCCCGGCATGTCGACCCCGATGAGCACCGGCATGAGTATGCCCGACATGGAAGGGATGATGTCGCCGGAAGATATGCAGGCACTCGCCAATGCTCAGGGCGTCGACGCAGCCCGACTGTTCCTGACGCAGATGATCGAACATCACCGCGGAGCGATCGCGATGGCGCAGACCGAGGTTGACACCGGCCAGTACCCAGCCGCAGTTCAAATGGCGCAGAACATCATTGACACCCAGCAGAAGGAGATCACCACCATGGAGGAGCTGCTGTCCTCGCTGTAA
- a CDS encoding M56 family metallopeptidase → MIVATLWMLGGLLLAMLSPRILTTMICRFVNPTVILATWTAIVVGTFVNLTVPAVVLLLPNHGGVSALFHLAQQCWLALHDGASNGVETLVGAVAAIAITAMTAGILISWLRMARERRHTHDKHLGIVHILEGTLQVHDHTLWVPLEQPLAYSIAGRPSLIVASTGLRSHLRSESVAAVLAHERAHLRGRHHLFVRLAESVALVLPWLAIMRASPVLVRTLVELAADASAARTHGRSAVHDALRTLRPHAVPSPALAMATDTDCTAVRLHALATDRNHQPGVRRSFAAYVTAMALPVLPGVLFLCVMTLTSCLAVA, encoded by the coding sequence ATGATCGTGGCGACGCTGTGGATGCTCGGCGGCCTCCTGCTCGCGATGCTTTCACCTCGCATCCTCACAACGATGATCTGTCGATTCGTCAACCCCACCGTTATTTTGGCGACTTGGACCGCGATCGTAGTCGGCACCTTCGTCAACCTGACCGTCCCCGCTGTGGTACTGCTGCTACCGAATCATGGGGGGGTATCCGCGCTGTTCCACCTGGCTCAACAATGCTGGCTCGCCCTCCACGATGGCGCCTCGAATGGCGTCGAAACGCTTGTCGGGGCCGTTGCTGCAATTGCGATCACAGCGATGACAGCCGGAATCCTCATTTCCTGGCTAAGGATGGCCCGCGAGCGTCGCCATACCCATGACAAGCATCTGGGAATCGTGCATATCCTCGAGGGCACGCTCCAGGTTCATGACCACACGCTGTGGGTGCCCCTCGAACAGCCTCTGGCCTACAGCATCGCGGGACGGCCCTCTCTCATCGTGGCGAGTACGGGTTTGCGCTCACACCTTCGCAGCGAGTCCGTCGCTGCAGTGTTGGCGCACGAACGTGCACATCTACGCGGTCGGCACCACCTGTTCGTCAGATTGGCTGAATCCGTGGCCCTGGTACTGCCGTGGTTGGCGATTATGCGAGCGTCCCCTGTATTGGTCCGTACCCTGGTTGAACTCGCCGCCGACGCAAGTGCCGCACGCACCCATGGCAGGAGTGCTGTCCACGACGCGTTGCGGACCCTGCGGCCCCATGCGGTTCCAAGTCCCGCACTGGCGATGGCGACCGACACCGATTGCACTGCAGTCAGATTGCATGCGTTGGCCACCGACCGCAATCACCAGCCGGGGGTAAGGCGATCCTTCGCCGCGTACGTCACCGCAATGGCACTGCCAGTTCTGCCAGGAGTGCTCTTCCTCTGCGTAATGACACTGACTTCTTGTCTTGCCGTCGCGTAG
- the resB gene encoding cytochrome c biogenesis protein ResB, with protein MTVTHSNAPTPTRQKPPRQSLIRSLVGEARIIWRRLTSMRTALVLLFLLALAAIPGALLPQRNLNAGKVATYIAARPTLGPWMDKLELFDVFGSFWFTAIYVLLFVSLIGCLIPRLIDHLRALRSKPVPVPRNLSRLPHHHHGVINATTNEVTEQARAALRGWRVAIYTESDGGRAVSAERGYLREAGNLVFHFSLIGLLAAVAIGKLFGYEGSVIVIANGGPGFCNTSPAVYDSFRTGNATDGTGLEPFCIQVKDFKADYLDSGQAEMFTSNISYQTGASVGDDAWQDYQLRVNDPLRIGGERIYLTGHGYAPQFTVTFPDGQTRTESLQFRPDDATTFLSSGALRFDPPGGTYSTPEERRKNQIAIEGLFAPTAYFNGTLLTSVFPGMRDPAVAVDIYKGDTGLDTGIPQSIFSLNSEMINQGRLVKQDRVNLRPGESTTLPDGSQVRFDGAQEFANLQVSHDPAQKWVLVFAISMMAGLLVSLVIKRRRIWVRIRPGTSDTETNVELGGLARTDHAGWGPEFTTMCERLWPDATRQDE; from the coding sequence ATGACCGTGACCCACAGCAACGCACCAACACCGACACGACAGAAACCCCCTCGACAATCACTGATCCGCAGCCTGGTCGGGGAGGCCCGGATTATATGGCGCCGATTGACGTCGATGCGCACCGCACTCGTACTGCTGTTCCTCCTAGCCCTTGCCGCCATCCCCGGCGCGCTGCTGCCCCAGCGTAATCTCAACGCTGGCAAGGTGGCCACGTACATTGCCGCCCGTCCCACCCTGGGCCCGTGGATGGACAAGCTCGAACTGTTCGACGTATTCGGAAGCTTCTGGTTTACCGCTATCTATGTGCTGCTGTTCGTCTCGCTCATCGGCTGTCTGATCCCGCGGCTCATCGATCACCTCCGCGCACTCAGAAGTAAGCCAGTTCCGGTGCCACGCAACCTTTCCCGCCTTCCACACCACCATCATGGTGTCATCAACGCCACCACGAACGAGGTAACTGAGCAGGCGCGCGCGGCCCTGCGTGGATGGCGTGTGGCAATTTACACCGAAAGTGATGGAGGACGGGCCGTCTCTGCCGAGCGAGGGTACCTCCGCGAAGCCGGGAACCTCGTCTTTCACTTCTCGCTCATCGGACTGCTCGCCGCTGTCGCGATCGGCAAGCTGTTCGGCTACGAAGGATCTGTCATCGTCATCGCCAACGGCGGACCGGGATTCTGTAACACCTCACCCGCGGTGTACGACTCGTTCCGCACTGGAAACGCCACCGATGGAACCGGACTCGAACCATTCTGCATCCAGGTCAAGGACTTCAAGGCGGACTACCTCGACAGCGGCCAGGCGGAGATGTTCACATCCAACATCTCCTATCAGACGGGAGCCAGCGTGGGGGATGACGCCTGGCAGGACTACCAGCTGAGGGTCAACGATCCACTGCGCATCGGGGGTGAACGCATCTACCTCACCGGGCACGGCTACGCGCCCCAATTCACGGTCACCTTCCCCGACGGGCAGACCCGCACCGAATCGCTCCAGTTCCGCCCGGACGACGCGACCACCTTCCTCAGCAGCGGAGCATTACGTTTCGATCCGCCCGGCGGGACCTATTCGACGCCGGAGGAACGCCGCAAGAACCAAATCGCGATCGAGGGCCTGTTCGCCCCGACCGCCTACTTCAACGGCACACTGTTGACTTCAGTCTTTCCCGGCATGCGCGACCCCGCGGTAGCCGTGGACATCTACAAGGGTGACACAGGCTTGGACACTGGTATCCCTCAGTCGATCTTTAGTCTCAACTCCGAGATGATCAACCAGGGTCGTCTGGTGAAACAGGACCGGGTCAACCTGAGGCCCGGAGAATCGACGACGCTGCCCGACGGATCTCAGGTCCGGTTCGATGGGGCACAGGAATTCGCCAACCTTCAGGTTTCGCACGACCCCGCCCAGAAGTGGGTACTGGTTTTCGCGATCAGCATGATGGCCGGCTTGCTTGTCTCGCTCGTGATCAAGCGCCGGCGAATCTGGGTGCGAATCCGTCCAGGTACCTCGGACACGGAGACAAACGTCGAGCTCGGTGGTCTCGCACGGACTGATCACGCCGGATGGGGCCCTGAATTTACCACCATGTGCGAACGCCTCTGGCCCGACGCGACTCGACAGGATGAATGA